One genomic segment of Paenibacillus sp. FSL H8-0332 includes these proteins:
- a CDS encoding GNAT family N-acetyltransferase — translation MKKSEVTLSKATGEDAADIHAMQLQAFMPLLEKYQDYETNPANETLERLVERMNQEFVDYYLIRNAGNAVGSMRVKKTDEHQYWLGQICVLPQCQGEGIAQQAFALIEEIYADAKTWGLATVVQEERNCYLYEKLGYRRTNETREINDKMTLCYYEKTLK, via the coding sequence ATGAAAAAGTCAGAGGTTACACTAAGTAAAGCTACAGGGGAGGATGCGGCGGATATTCATGCTATGCAGCTTCAGGCCTTTATGCCGCTCTTGGAGAAATATCAGGATTATGAGACAAATCCGGCTAATGAAACGTTGGAGAGACTCGTAGAACGGATGAATCAGGAATTTGTTGATTACTATCTCATCCGAAACGCCGGAAATGCAGTAGGCAGCATGAGAGTCAAGAAGACAGATGAGCATCAATACTGGCTCGGTCAAATATGCGTATTGCCGCAATGTCAAGGCGAAGGCATTGCCCAGCAAGCCTTCGCCCTGATTGAAGAAATCTATGCGGATGCGAAAACGTGGGGGCTGGCGACCGTCGTGCAGGAGGAGCGTAACTGCTACTTGTATGAGAAGCTGGGCTACAGAAGGACCAATGAAACCCGGGAAATCAATGATAAGATGACCTTGTGCTATTACGAGAAAACTCTTAAGTGA
- a CDS encoding serine hydrolase domain-containing protein encodes MKIRWRHASRSLYDFFGGDYRLDYSRTRFFRQYINKKPTKPAGAAYDYNNSNYNLLAWIIEHVSGERYGEFLHHHIFLPLGMSSTVDDGCAVIENRSSNYIKDFAETVKCPYYNEKFSIGAGGIVSDCADLYKWYVCLRDRQLLSPAAYERFFQENGNNYCYGLEHHLLYGQDRYSHGGDQLGICTYMQHFYAEDLSIIILSNNEGINQYRLGNAFADILHQVQVEPPARHPELQLSEECLRAYCGTYLADKIQIELIGGKLYFTRFTGNVHIELYPVGEGEFVQRYYDQLHPYKITENTQGEKVFLGYTRVAP; translated from the coding sequence TTGAAAATACGCTGGCGTCACGCTTCTCGCTCGCTTTATGATTTCTTCGGCGGAGACTACCGGCTGGACTATTCCCGGACAAGGTTCTTCCGGCAATACATTAACAAGAAGCCAACCAAGCCGGCAGGAGCAGCGTACGATTATAATAACTCCAACTACAATCTGCTGGCCTGGATCATCGAGCATGTCTCGGGGGAGAGGTATGGGGAGTTTCTGCATCATCATATCTTCCTGCCTCTAGGGATGAGCAGCACGGTGGATGACGGCTGCGCCGTGATTGAGAACAGATCCAGCAACTATATCAAAGACTTCGCGGAAACCGTCAAATGCCCGTATTATAACGAGAAGTTCAGCATCGGAGCAGGTGGTATTGTATCGGACTGTGCAGATTTGTACAAGTGGTATGTCTGTCTGCGTGACCGGCAGCTCCTGTCGCCTGCGGCCTATGAACGATTCTTCCAAGAGAACGGGAACAACTACTGCTACGGCCTGGAGCATCACCTTCTATATGGGCAAGACCGGTATTCCCATGGGGGCGATCAGCTGGGGATCTGCACGTATATGCAGCATTTTTACGCTGAAGATCTTAGCATTATCATCCTCTCGAACAATGAGGGCATCAATCAGTACAGACTCGGCAATGCGTTCGCGGATATTCTGCATCAAGTGCAGGTAGAGCCGCCGGCCCGGCATCCTGAGCTTCAACTCAGTGAGGAATGTTTAAGGGCGTACTGCGGAACCTACCTCGCAGACAAAATTCAGATCGAGTTGATCGGCGGGAAGTTGTACTTCACAAGATTCACCGGCAACGTCCATATTGAGCTCTACCCGGTAGGCGAAGGAGAATTTGTTCAGCGCTATTATGACCAGCTCCACCCCTATAAGATCACTGAGAATACGCAGGGAGAGAAGGTTTTTCTTGGATATACACGAGTTGCCCCTTGA
- a CDS encoding flavin reductase family protein has translation MISIDPIHNTERDNYKLLVGSIIPRPIAFVTTLGDEGVLNGAPFSYFNIVSSNPPMISVSIQHAGGQSKDTARNIKQTKEFVVHIVDQQNVGQVNMTAAPLPPDQSEVSLAGLTPVDSLHIGVPGIKESKVRMECVLEHCLELPNNDLIIGRVVQFHIDEEIYEQGRIDPVQLGAVSRLAGNNYAGIGEIFEIERPV, from the coding sequence ATGATTTCAATTGATCCTATACACAATACCGAACGGGATAATTATAAGCTGCTGGTCGGGAGCATTATTCCGCGGCCGATCGCTTTTGTCACCACGCTGGGGGATGAGGGGGTATTGAACGGTGCGCCGTTCAGCTACTTCAATATCGTATCCTCCAACCCGCCGATGATCTCCGTCTCTATTCAGCATGCCGGGGGGCAGTCCAAGGATACAGCGCGGAATATTAAGCAAACGAAGGAATTCGTGGTTCATATTGTGGATCAGCAGAATGTCGGGCAGGTGAATATGACTGCGGCTCCTCTGCCGCCGGATCAGAGTGAGGTTTCTCTAGCCGGACTGACGCCTGTGGATAGCCTGCACATTGGCGTACCGGGGATTAAGGAATCGAAGGTGCGGATGGAATGTGTGCTGGAGCATTGCCTGGAGCTGCCTAATAATGATCTGATTATCGGCAGGGTAGTGCAGTTTCATATTGACGAAGAGATCTACGAACAGGGAAGAATTGATCCGGTACAATTAGGGGCGGTAAGCCGGTTGGCCGGGAATAACTATGCGGGGATCGGGGAGATTTTTGAGATTGAGAGACCGGTATAA
- a CDS encoding MerR family transcriptional regulator translates to MNRTVVTIQQLSEQLGLTSRTLRHWEAEGLFQSYREVSSGWRTYDEQALRCIRITALLRRMDIPIKEIQAVLDKSSVPVLKQVIQNRLIALQAHQEELERVGQQLQKLVEKAHSFRGGMNRLCLRDILMLSKLTILQKYQNYLIIN, encoded by the coding sequence ATGAACAGGACGGTTGTTACCATACAGCAATTGTCGGAGCAACTGGGGCTGACAAGCCGCACCTTGCGGCACTGGGAAGCGGAAGGATTGTTTCAGAGCTATCGGGAGGTATCCTCAGGTTGGCGTACATACGATGAACAAGCGCTTAGGTGTATCAGGATCACGGCGCTGCTGCGGAGAATGGATATCCCGATCAAAGAAATACAGGCTGTTTTGGATAAAAGTTCTGTGCCTGTGCTTAAGCAGGTTATACAGAACAGGCTAATTGCTCTACAGGCGCACCAGGAAGAACTCGAACGGGTGGGACAGCAATTACAGAAATTGGTCGAGAAAGCCCACTCCTTTAGGGGTGGTATGAATCGTCTTTGTTTAAGGGACATCCTTATGCTGTCAAAATTGACAATCCTACAGAAATACCAAAACTACCTTATCATTAATTAA
- a CDS encoding ring-cleaving dioxygenase, with protein sequence MNKQTMGIHHITAIVGHPQENMDFYAGVLGLRLVKQTVNFDDPGTYHFYFGNNGGKPGTIITFFPWADAYPGKIGGGQVGVTSYVIPVGAMAFWRERLTKFKVAFTEMERFGEQYLEFDDPHGLHLELVEREAGERNEWTFSGVTPEVAIKGFGGATLLSTHPEQTAELLEKVMGLTLVGQEGDVARYHSTADLGNVVELKVTAVQRGEMGVGTVHHIAWRAKDDQDQLEWQEYVQDNGYGVTPVQDRNYFNAIYFREHGEILFEIATDPPGFAHDESPETMGSRLMLPEQYEPHREQLKQVLLPFTLRELV encoded by the coding sequence ATGAACAAACAAACCATGGGCATTCATCATATCACCGCAATTGTCGGGCATCCGCAGGAGAATATGGACTTTTATGCAGGAGTACTGGGGCTGCGGCTGGTGAAGCAAACGGTCAATTTCGATGATCCGGGAACGTATCATTTCTACTTCGGCAATAACGGAGGCAAGCCGGGAACCATTATTACCTTCTTCCCTTGGGCGGATGCGTATCCGGGCAAGATTGGCGGAGGGCAGGTCGGTGTCACCTCGTATGTCATTCCGGTAGGCGCGATGGCTTTCTGGAGAGAAAGACTGACAAAGTTCAAGGTTGCTTTTACCGAAATGGAGCGGTTCGGAGAGCAGTATCTCGAGTTCGATGATCCGCACGGTCTGCATCTGGAGCTGGTGGAACGGGAGGCGGGTGAGCGTAATGAATGGACCTTCAGCGGGGTAACCCCCGAGGTGGCGATCAAGGGCTTCGGCGGCGCAACACTGCTGTCCACGCATCCTGAACAAACGGCTGAGCTGCTGGAGAAGGTGATGGGACTTACATTGGTGGGGCAGGAAGGCGATGTCGCCCGCTACCATTCCACTGCGGACCTCGGAAATGTGGTTGAACTCAAGGTAACTGCGGTGCAGCGCGGCGAAATGGGAGTCGGCACTGTCCATCATATCGCCTGGAGAGCGAAGGATGACCAGGATCAGCTTGAATGGCAGGAATATGTGCAGGATAATGGATATGGGGTAACGCCGGTGCAGGACCGGAATTATTTCAACGCCATCTACTTCAGAGAGCATGGGGAGATTCTGTTCGAGATCGCTACCGATCCTCCAGGCTTCGCCCATGATGAATCCCCGGAAACAATGGGCAGTCGCCTGATGTTGCCGGAACAATATGAGCCGCACAGAGAACAGCTTAAGCAGGTACTGCTGCCATTCACATTAAGAGAGCTTGTCTAA
- a CDS encoding transposase translates to MSRNKKQGGETLQTVTISIRIFPPRPSVLVDMGNEYIRTVNELTEQAERSGTFPKLTSKTVHANLPSAVKNQVIRDAKSLFQRFKKTKKRPLLQKRVYYVNNQNYTIWGNHISFPVILDGKVQRLVVPSLLSDRERDMLSNGKLGLLRVVQKSAKWFVQISIERPTKPADGHEVMGIDLGLKVPAVVVTSSGKTKFCGNGRKNKFVRRKYSSYRRKLGKLKKLSAIRKQNDKESRFMKDQNHKISRQIVNMAIQEKVSVIKLEKLTNIRKTTRTSRKNAKNLHQWSFYQLQMFIAYKATLAGIQVIEVNPAYTSQACPSCGERNKAKDRTYHCNCGYTAHRDRVGAINIMRQPVADGNSLPA, encoded by the coding sequence ATGTCGAGGAATAAAAAACAAGGGGGTGAAACCCTGCAAACCGTAACGATTTCAATACGCATTTTTCCACCCCGTCCGTCTGTATTGGTGGATATGGGGAACGAATACATTCGAACCGTCAACGAATTAACGGAGCAAGCCGAAAGGTCTGGAACGTTTCCGAAATTAACTTCAAAAACCGTCCATGCCAATCTACCCTCTGCCGTAAAAAATCAAGTGATTCGAGACGCCAAAAGCCTGTTTCAGCGGTTCAAGAAAACGAAGAAACGGCCTCTTCTCCAAAAGAGGGTGTACTACGTGAACAATCAAAATTATACGATTTGGGGCAACCACATTTCTTTCCCCGTGATCCTGGATGGAAAAGTACAACGTCTTGTGGTCCCTTCACTTCTTTCGGATCGGGAGCGGGACATGCTTTCAAATGGGAAGCTTGGACTTCTGCGCGTGGTTCAAAAATCAGCGAAATGGTTTGTTCAAATTTCAATCGAACGACCGACCAAACCAGCCGATGGTCATGAAGTAATGGGGATTGATTTAGGCTTGAAAGTGCCTGCTGTTGTCGTAACCTCTAGCGGGAAGACCAAATTTTGCGGAAACGGACGTAAAAACAAATTTGTTCGCCGTAAGTACAGCAGCTATCGCCGCAAATTAGGAAAGCTTAAAAAGTTATCCGCGATCCGTAAACAGAACGACAAGGAAAGTCGTTTTATGAAAGATCAGAATCACAAAATCAGCCGCCAGATCGTGAATATGGCGATTCAAGAAAAGGTGTCTGTCATCAAGCTAGAGAAACTGACGAATATTCGTAAGACGACAAGAACAAGTCGTAAAAACGCTAAAAATCTGCATCAATGGTCGTTCTATCAGTTGCAAATGTTCATCGCATATAAAGCGACACTTGCTGGAATCCAAGTGATTGAAGTGAATCCGGCATACACCTCGCAAGCCTGTCCCTCTTGTGGAGAGCGGAACAAAGCAAAGGATCGAACGTATCATTGCAACTGCGGTTATACAGCACATCGGGATCGGGTAGGTGCCATCAACATCATGCGTCAACCTGTGGCAGATGGTAACAGTCTGCCAGCCTAG